One Myxococcus stipitatus DNA segment encodes these proteins:
- a CDS encoding alpha/beta hydrolase — protein MTTEVESGGGEPALDLSGRLTSRPGPVAGKPGPKGLHALGLGAGRDGFLFVPESYDPTVPAALLVTLHGAMGNAGQMVEGLRAMAEAEGFLLLSIDSRGPTWDHKMGPHGQDLGFIDRALAWVFARHAVDPERIVLSGFSDGASYALSLGVLNGDLFPRIIAFAPRFVHAQERRGTPRILIVHGQQDSVLPLESTGQRIFTELVASGFDARLHPFPGGHSIPAVAKEAAVAWLRETDPRAAR, from the coding sequence GTGACGACCGAGGTGGAGAGCGGTGGAGGAGAGCCCGCGCTCGACCTGTCGGGGCGGCTGACGTCGCGCCCGGGCCCGGTCGCTGGGAAGCCCGGGCCCAAGGGGCTCCACGCCCTGGGGCTCGGCGCCGGGCGGGACGGCTTCTTGTTCGTTCCCGAGTCCTACGACCCCACCGTGCCCGCCGCGCTGCTCGTGACGCTGCATGGCGCCATGGGCAACGCCGGGCAGATGGTGGAGGGGCTTCGGGCCATGGCGGAGGCCGAGGGCTTCCTCCTCCTGTCAATCGACTCGCGCGGCCCCACGTGGGACCACAAGATGGGCCCGCATGGCCAGGACCTGGGCTTCATCGACCGGGCCCTGGCGTGGGTCTTCGCCCGTCATGCGGTGGACCCGGAGCGAATCGTCCTCTCGGGTTTCTCCGACGGCGCGTCCTATGCGCTGTCGCTCGGCGTCCTCAACGGAGACCTGTTCCCTCGCATCATCGCCTTCGCGCCGCGCTTCGTGCATGCCCAGGAGCGAAGGGGGACTCCGCGCATCCTCATCGTCCATGGCCAACAGGACTCGGTGCTGCCCCTGGAGTCGACCGGACAGCGGATCTTCACGGAGCTGGTGGCCTCGGGGTTCGACGCGCGCCTCCACCCGTTCCCCGGGGGACACTCGATTCCCGCCGTGGCGAAGGAGGCCGCCGTGGCCTGGCTGCGCGAGACGGACCCGCGCGCGGCGCGATGA
- a CDS encoding DUF4157 domain-containing protein, giving the protein MAPPVRVDGSRIPTYRRPPEDVAPKPATPTTPKSGAAPIKDEFVPSAVQTSAKEALQKFQDAAAKLSGDPLSAEQKKDLKGVFGDSVDLDKVRVVKGPAELFDHLPRHVPAVTIGNKVVVNPKDFPPSKDLLAHEATHVWQYQNHGMDYAAKALVAQNAGDGYDWQKGVSEGKKWGDLNPEQQGQLIQDAYEAGYFDGKRPITLDGKDYTSYIDESVKQMREGKGDPNWDFSKVTDKIDDIVDGAKDAAGKAWEKVKEPFVAAREGFKKLADPRSWF; this is encoded by the coding sequence ATGGCGCCCCCCGTTCGCGTTGATGGCAGCCGCATCCCCACGTATCGCCGCCCCCCCGAGGACGTCGCACCGAAGCCCGCGACCCCGACGACGCCCAAGTCCGGCGCCGCTCCCATCAAGGACGAGTTCGTCCCCTCCGCCGTTCAGACCTCGGCCAAGGAGGCGCTCCAGAAGTTCCAGGACGCCGCGGCGAAGCTGTCGGGAGATCCGCTCTCCGCGGAGCAGAAGAAGGATTTGAAGGGCGTCTTCGGAGACAGCGTGGACCTGGACAAGGTGCGCGTCGTCAAGGGGCCGGCGGAGCTCTTCGACCACCTGCCGCGCCATGTGCCCGCGGTCACCATCGGCAACAAGGTCGTGGTCAATCCGAAGGACTTCCCGCCGTCGAAGGACCTGCTCGCGCACGAGGCCACGCACGTCTGGCAGTACCAGAACCACGGCATGGACTACGCGGCCAAGGCCCTGGTCGCCCAGAACGCGGGCGACGGCTACGACTGGCAGAAGGGCGTCTCCGAGGGAAAGAAGTGGGGCGACCTCAATCCCGAGCAGCAGGGACAGCTCATCCAGGATGCCTACGAGGCGGGCTACTTCGACGGCAAGCGCCCCATCACGCTGGATGGGAAGGACTACACCTCCTACATCGATGAGTCGGTGAAGCAGATGCGCGAGGGCAAGGGCGATCCGAACTGGGACTTCTCCAAGGTCACGGACAAGATCGACGACATCGTCGACGGCGCGAAGGACGCCGCCGGCAAGGCCTGGGAGAAGGTGAAGGAGCCCTTCGTCGCCGCCAGGGAGGGCTTCAAGAAGCTGGCCGATCCGCGAAGCTGGTTCTGA
- a CDS encoding LytR/AlgR family response regulator transcription factor, with protein MSTRLRVLLVDDERLARAELRKLLVPHPELEVVGEAADADEAARRVAELEPDVLFLDVQMPEASGFELLARVEVKAQVVFVTAYDTHALRAFEVNALDYLLKPVHPQRLRATVERLLQKTGTPQGAPTARPLTLDDHLFLSGERRTRFVQVDDIACLCSAGDYSELVTRDGQRYLTPRPLSEWEARLPEKHFTRIHRGAIIHLACVERVDGTADEGFLVHVRGAGAPLSMSRRHAARLKLLMT; from the coding sequence ATGAGCACGAGGCTGCGGGTATTGCTGGTGGATGACGAGCGACTGGCGCGAGCCGAGCTGCGCAAGCTGCTCGTGCCGCATCCGGAGCTGGAGGTCGTGGGCGAGGCGGCGGACGCGGACGAGGCGGCGCGACGGGTCGCGGAACTGGAGCCGGACGTGCTCTTCCTGGACGTGCAGATGCCGGAGGCCTCCGGGTTCGAGCTGCTGGCCCGCGTGGAGGTCAAGGCCCAGGTCGTCTTCGTGACGGCGTACGACACCCACGCGCTGCGCGCCTTCGAGGTCAACGCGCTGGACTACCTGCTCAAGCCGGTCCACCCCCAGCGGCTGCGCGCCACCGTGGAGCGGCTGCTCCAGAAGACGGGGACACCCCAGGGCGCCCCGACCGCCCGGCCGCTCACGCTCGATGACCACCTCTTCCTGTCCGGCGAGCGGCGCACCCGCTTCGTCCAGGTGGACGACATCGCGTGCCTGTGCAGCGCGGGGGACTACTCGGAGCTGGTGACTCGCGACGGCCAGCGCTACCTGACACCCCGCCCCCTGTCCGAGTGGGAGGCGCGCCTGCCGGAGAAGCACTTCACCCGCATCCACCGGGGCGCCATCATCCACCTCGCCTGCGTGGAGCGCGTGGATGGCACCGCCGACGAGGGGTTCCTGGTCCACGTGCGAGGCGCTGGCGCGCCCCTGTCGATGAGCCGGCGCCACGCGGCACGCCTCAAGCTGCTCATGACGTGA
- a CDS encoding sensor histidine kinase codes for MRLGSRFWKAQLWGWGAYALAGYVLSIPNLLGGTSAQGPLPIAALKLMRSVLGLLLSSVMARVLDRLWARRPSLWVLGLASLAMASVLAALWQAALRAMFGLLPVFHAGFSHDVLNYAVVLLAWSALFLSNAYRLDLDAEREQVLRALSLATEARLQMLRYQVNPHFLFNALNSIRALVDEEPGRARQMITELADFFRYSLLETRERDVPLGDELRAIRSYLEIQRIRFEERLQVSFDVEPGAEDARLPGFLIHPLVENAVKHGLDTRKGPLELRVRARVEGAWLEVEVANSGRWRAPEAAAATHASGKPEGTGTGLTNVRERLAHAYPGRHRFEVREDDGWVKATLRVELGHREAA; via the coding sequence ATGCGACTGGGTTCGCGGTTCTGGAAGGCACAGCTCTGGGGCTGGGGAGCGTATGCGCTCGCCGGCTACGTCCTCTCCATCCCCAATCTCCTGGGCGGCACGTCCGCGCAGGGGCCCCTGCCCATCGCCGCGCTGAAGCTGATGCGCTCGGTGCTGGGGCTCCTGTTGAGCAGCGTCATGGCCCGGGTGCTGGACCGGCTCTGGGCGAGGCGCCCCTCGCTCTGGGTCCTCGGTCTGGCGAGCCTCGCCATGGCCTCGGTCCTCGCGGCGCTCTGGCAGGCGGCGCTGCGGGCGATGTTCGGCCTGTTGCCCGTCTTCCACGCGGGGTTCTCGCATGACGTGCTCAACTACGCCGTCGTCCTGCTCGCCTGGAGCGCGCTGTTCCTGAGCAACGCGTACCGGCTGGACCTGGACGCGGAGCGGGAGCAGGTGCTGCGCGCCCTGTCGCTCGCCACCGAGGCGCGTCTGCAGATGCTGCGCTACCAGGTCAACCCGCACTTCCTCTTCAACGCGCTCAACTCCATCCGCGCGCTGGTGGACGAGGAGCCCGGCCGCGCCCGGCAGATGATCACCGAGCTGGCGGACTTCTTCCGCTACTCGCTGCTCGAGACCCGCGAGCGGGACGTCCCCCTGGGTGACGAGCTGCGCGCCATCCGCAGCTACCTGGAGATCCAACGCATCCGCTTCGAGGAGCGGCTGCAAGTCTCCTTCGACGTGGAGCCGGGCGCCGAGGACGCGAGGCTGCCGGGCTTCCTCATCCATCCGCTGGTCGAGAACGCGGTGAAGCACGGACTGGACACGCGCAAGGGGCCGCTGGAGCTGCGCGTGCGCGCGCGCGTCGAGGGCGCGTGGCTGGAGGTCGAGGTCGCCAATTCGGGACGCTGGCGCGCCCCGGAGGCCGCGGCGGCGACCCACGCGTCGGGGAAGCCCGAGGGGACGGGGACGGGGCTGACCAACGTCCGTGAGCGGCTGGCGCACGCGTACCCCGGCCGCCATCGGTTCGAGGTGCGCGAGGACGACGGCTGGGTGAAGGCCACGCTGCGCGTGGAGCTGGGGCATCGGGAGGCGGCATGA
- a CDS encoding nuclear transport factor 2 family protein, translating into MKRGYRHAVGLGCITLGGVLATGLALAAPAASDDEAGARRAVELYLRGHVTGQVAPFQEAFHDEMKMYLNRDGVLVRKTKAEYLEGVSGKPAPDEARRKRRIVQLDVTGDVGVAKVELDYPSALMTDYLTVIKTEAGWRIIGKVVHVQKR; encoded by the coding sequence ATGAAGAGAGGGTACCGACACGCGGTCGGACTGGGCTGCATCACGCTGGGTGGGGTGCTCGCCACGGGCCTGGCGCTCGCGGCGCCCGCGGCCTCCGACGACGAGGCCGGCGCGCGGCGGGCGGTGGAGCTGTACCTGCGGGGACACGTCACCGGACAGGTGGCGCCCTTCCAGGAGGCCTTCCACGACGAGATGAAGATGTACCTCAACCGGGACGGTGTCCTGGTGCGCAAGACGAAGGCGGAGTACCTGGAGGGCGTGAGCGGCAAGCCCGCTCCGGACGAGGCCCGCCGCAAGCGACGCATCGTCCAGCTCGACGTCACGGGAGACGTGGGCGTCGCCAAGGTCGAGCTCGACTACCCGAGCGCGCTCATGACGGACTACCTCACCGTCATCAAGACGGAAGCGGGGTGGCGGATCATCGGCAAGGTGGTCCACGTCCAGAAGCGCTAG
- a CDS encoding GMC oxidoreductase: MDCDWLIIGSGFGGSVSALRLVEKGYRVVMLEKGRRLGASDFPKTNWDLRRWLWMPGLGWRGLFKMTFFRHVTVLSGVGVGGGSLVYANTLPIPKDDFFAAESWGHLAKWKEELSPHYATARRMLGANVNPRRTFPDEVLEEVGRDIDRPDFQPSTVAVYFGEPGVTVKDPYFGGEGPERTGCIACGGCMLGCRHGAKNTLDTNYLYLAEKRGLTLHADTEVTWVRPLPEGGYEVQARRGTGRFFRETLRFTARNVIFAGGVLGTLDLLLRLKERPEGLPGLSPRLGDGVRTNSEALIGVVSGRPEPDLSQGIAIGSILHTDDRSHLEPVRYSAGSGFFRLLMAPQVSGATMLSRLAKLVGILGRHPWRFLKAWFVPDFARRTMILLYMRTQEGALRMRRGRGLLTALRRGLVTGLQSGAAPTSNIPEAADLARRVAGKMDGYPMTMVSETLAGIPTTAHILGGCCMGDSPETGVIDSHHRVFGYAGLYVIDGSAISANPGVNPSLTITALAERAMTFIPTARSVPERTGEPDGVSAPVATVAADRRVTP, translated from the coding sequence ATGGACTGCGACTGGCTCATCATCGGTTCGGGCTTCGGTGGAAGCGTCAGTGCCCTGCGTCTGGTGGAGAAGGGCTACCGGGTGGTGATGCTGGAGAAGGGGCGGCGCCTCGGCGCTTCGGACTTCCCGAAGACGAACTGGGACCTCCGCCGCTGGCTGTGGATGCCTGGCCTGGGCTGGCGTGGCCTGTTCAAGATGACGTTCTTCCGCCACGTCACCGTCCTGTCGGGGGTGGGGGTGGGCGGGGGCTCGCTCGTCTACGCGAACACGCTGCCCATCCCGAAGGACGACTTCTTCGCGGCGGAGAGCTGGGGACATCTGGCGAAGTGGAAGGAGGAGCTGTCCCCGCACTACGCCACCGCGCGCCGGATGCTCGGCGCCAACGTCAATCCCCGGCGGACCTTCCCGGACGAGGTGCTGGAGGAGGTGGGCCGCGACATCGACCGGCCCGACTTCCAGCCGTCCACCGTGGCCGTGTACTTCGGCGAGCCCGGCGTCACGGTGAAGGACCCGTACTTCGGGGGCGAGGGGCCGGAGCGCACGGGCTGCATCGCGTGTGGCGGGTGCATGCTGGGCTGTCGCCACGGCGCGAAGAACACGCTCGACACGAACTACCTGTACCTGGCGGAGAAGCGCGGGCTGACGCTCCACGCGGACACGGAGGTCACCTGGGTCCGCCCCCTGCCGGAGGGCGGCTACGAGGTCCAGGCGCGACGCGGCACGGGCCGCTTCTTCCGCGAGACGCTGCGCTTCACCGCGCGCAACGTCATCTTCGCCGGAGGCGTGCTGGGGACGTTGGACCTGTTGCTGCGCCTCAAGGAGCGGCCGGAGGGGCTGCCCGGGCTGTCGCCCCGGTTGGGGGACGGGGTGCGCACCAACTCCGAGGCGCTCATCGGCGTCGTCAGCGGGCGCCCCGAGCCGGACCTGTCGCAGGGCATCGCCATCGGCTCCATCCTCCACACCGACGACCGCTCGCACCTGGAGCCGGTGCGCTACTCCGCGGGCTCCGGCTTCTTCCGCCTGCTGATGGCGCCGCAGGTGTCCGGGGCGACGATGCTGTCCCGGCTCGCGAAGCTGGTGGGCATCCTCGGGCGCCACCCGTGGCGCTTCCTCAAGGCGTGGTTCGTGCCGGACTTCGCCCGGCGGACGATGATCCTCCTCTACATGCGGACGCAGGAAGGCGCGCTGCGCATGCGCCGGGGCCGGGGGCTCCTGACGGCGCTGCGGCGGGGGCTCGTCACGGGCCTCCAGTCAGGCGCGGCGCCCACGTCCAACATCCCGGAGGCCGCGGACCTGGCCCGACGCGTGGCGGGGAAGATGGACGGCTACCCCATGACGATGGTGAGCGAGACGCTGGCGGGCATCCCGACCACCGCGCACATCCTCGGGGGCTGCTGCATGGGGGACTCGCCGGAGACGGGCGTCATCGACTCCCACCATCGGGTCTTCGGCTACGCGGGGCTGTACGTCATCGACGGCTCGGCCATCTCCGCCAACCCCGGCGTCAATCCCTCGCTCACCATCACCGCGCTCGCGGAGCGGGCGATGACCTTCATCCCCACGGCGAGGTCCGTGCCGGAGCGGACGGGGGAACCGGACGGGGTGTCCGCGCCGGTGGCGACCGTGGCCGCCGACCGGCGCGTGACGCCCTGA